DNA from Actinomyces sp. oral taxon 897:
TGCTGGCCCACCCCCGGTGGGAGGGCAACCCGGCGCTGGAGGACGTGGGCAAGGTCGAGCAGTACCTCGACTCCCTGGAGCCCGCCGGGGCGGGATCCGCCGGGTGAGGCTTGGCACCGGGGGCCTGCGGCTTAGGGCTCCTGCGGCCCGGCACCGGGGTCCTGTGGTCCGGTACTGGGTTCCGGGGGCCTGCCTGGTCCCGGTTGGCTGCCGGAATCGGGGACGGGCCCGGTAGCGGGCTCCTGTCCCCGCTGTCCCCGCACGCCCCTGGCAGTGACCCTGGTCTCAGAAGTGGGCTACGACTTGGCGACGGTCCTGGTCGCCGGTAGCGTTCAGCGACGTCAAGGCGTTGACCGACGCCCGGGCCACCGGCCCGGTACCCGAACGTGAGGATCACGAGCCCATGCTCAAGCGAATGTGCTGTCGCCGCTGTCTGTGAGACAGCCGCACACCACGTTCGCCCTGCGCGCCCTGACGCGCGCCTGATCCCCCGAGAGGTGCCCCGTGCACACGTCCACCCCGGACGCCCCTGTACCCGTCGACCGTCCTGCGGGCGCCGACCGCCCGGACGCCCCCGCCGTCGCCCCGCCACCCCCTGCCGCCCTCCCCGCCCGGGGCACCGGGACACCCGGCGAGAGTCCTGAGGCCCTTGCCGACGCCGACGCCGCCCCGGACGGGCGCGGCGCCCCCCGCTCCGTGGCCCGCCGCCTGGCCTCCGACCGCTGGGCCGTGGCCGGCGGGGCCGTGGTGGTCCTCACCGCCGTCGTGGCCCTCCTCGCCCCCTGGGTCACCCGGCTCCTGGGCGTGGACCCCTACACCTACCACCTCGACCTCCTGGCACCCTCGGGTCTTCCCGCGGGGGCGCTGGGAGGCGTGAGCACCGCCCACCCCCTGGGCGTGGAGCCCCAGACCGGGCGCGACCTGCTGGCCATTGTCGTCCAGGGCACCCGCACCTCCTTCACCATAGGCATGGGCGCCACCGCCCTGGCCACGGCCGTGGCCGTCGTCCTGGGTACCTCCGCGGGGTACTTCGGCGGCTGGTGGGACGCCCTGGTGTCGCGCGCCACCGACGTCGTCCTGGGGTTCCCCAGCCTGGTGTTCATGGTCGCCGTCTCCGCTGTGGTCCCGCCCACCGCCAACCGGATCCTGGTCATGGTCCTCATTATCGGCCTCCTGGGGTGGCCGTCGACCGCCCGCGTCCTGCGTGCCCGCACCCTGGGCACCCGCTCCCGGACCTTCGTGCGGGCCTCCCGGGCCATGGGCGCCTGCGAGCTGCACGTCCTGGGCACCCAGGTCCTGCCCAACCTGGTGGCCACCGTCATCGTCCTCACCACCGTCTCCGTGCCCGGCCGGATCACCGCCGAGGCCGCCCTGTCCTTCCTGGGAGTGGGCGTGCCCCCGCCCACACCCTCCTGGGGACGGTCCATAGGCAGCGCCGTGACCTGGGTGAGCACCGACCCCTGGTACCTCCTGGTCCCCGGGACGGCCCTGTTCGTGGTCACCCTGGCCTTCAACCTGTTCGGCGACGGCCTGCGCGACGCCCTGGACCCCAGGACCGGTGAGTCCCGGTGAGCCGCCTGCGTCCCCTGCTGCGCTCCGTGGCCCAGACCCTCCTGGTCCTGGTCGTCGTCACCTTCCTCACCTTCGCGGTCTTCAGCCTGTGGCCCTCCGACCCGGCCGCCCTGGCCTGCGGACGGCCCTGCACCCCGGCCAACCTGGAGCGCGCCCGCGCCTTCATGGGCTACGACCTGCCCTGGTACACCCAGTTCTGGGACTACCTGCGCGGGGTCGTGGCGGGGCGCTCCTTCGGGCAGGGACCCGGCGCCGTCGTCTGCACCGCCCCCTGCCTGGGCTACTCCTTCCGCCTGTCCGCCCCGGTGACCGACCTCATTGCCGCCCGCCTGCCCGTGACCGCCTCCGTGGCGGTGGGGGCCTCCCTCCTGTGGCTCGTGATCGGCGTGGCCGCGGGCGTCGTCTCCGCCCTGAGGCGGGGCAGCCGCTGGGACCGGGCCATTATGGGCGGCACCGTCCTGGGGGTGTCCGCACCCTCCTACCTGCTGGGGCTGCTGGGCATACTCCTGCTCGGCTTCACCCTGGACGTGGTCCCCGTCTCCGGCTACGTGCCCCTGGCCGACTCCCCCCTGGACTGGGCCTGGCACCTGGTCCTGCCCTGGTGCGTCCTGGCCCTCGTCTCCGCGGCCGTCTACGCCCGCATGGTGCGCGGGGAGGTGCTGGAGAACCTGGGGGAGGACTACGTGCGCACCGCCCGGGCCGTGGGCCTGCCCGAGCGGCAGGTCATAGGCCGGCACGTCATGCGCAACGTCTGCCTGCCGGTGGCCACCTACTTCGCCCTGGACCTGGGCGGCATGCTCGGCGGCGCCGTCATCACCGAGCGGGTCTTCTCCATGCCGGGGCTGGGTGCCCTGCTCATGGACGCCGTCGGCAGCACGGACGTGCCCGTGGTCATGGGCACCACCCTGGTGGCCGCCGCCTTCGTGGTCGTGGCCAACCTGGTGGTGGACGCCCTGGCCGTCCTCATTGACCCCCGCACCGCCTGAGCGGGCCCCGGCGGCGCGACGGCGGCCCCGCCCGCCTGCTACTGGCCTCCGCCCGCGCCGGCCCGCACCCGCACCTCGAGAAGGAGCCAGGCGACCCCGCCTGCCACCCGCCCGCACCTCCGGGGCCAGGGCCCGCCGACCTGTTGGGCCGCCACCGGCCCGCCCCACCACAAGGAAAGTTAAGGAGACCGACATGTCCCGTCCCGCGCCCTCCCGCCGTGCCTTCCTCACCGGCCTGACCTCCCTGACCCTGACCCTGGCCGCCTGCGGCGCGAACTCCCGGGGGACCGCGCCCGCCTCGGGCACCCCCAGCGCGGGCGGCACCCTCTACGTGCTCAGCTCCGACACGGACGTCAACTGGGACCCCGCCCGGAGCCAGTCCCTGGCGGTCACCTCCCTGGGCCTGGTCCACCGCCGCCTGACCACCTGGGAGCTCAGCCCCGGCGGGGAGCCGAGGGTGGTGCCCGACCTGGCCACCGACACCGGCACGGTCTCCGCCGACGGCCTGACCTGGACCTACACCCTCAAGGAGGGGCTGGTCCTGTCCGACGGGACCCCCATCACCTCCGCCCACGTCAAGCACGGCCTGGAGCGCTCCTTCGCCCCGGCTCTGTCCGGCGGCCTGGGCTACCACAAGACCCTGCTGGCGGGCACCAGCGGCTACACCGGGCCCTACGAGGGCGCCCACCTGGACTCCGTGGCCACCCCGGACGAGCGGACTGTCGTCCTCACCCTGGCCCGCCCCTACGGGGACTGGCCCTGGATCGTCTCCACCCCGGCCTTCGCCCCCGTCCCCGAGGGCGACGACCCGGCCACCTACACGCGCAACCCCCTCGCATCGGGTCCCTACGTGGTCAGCGAGTACAAGCAGGGGGTCTCGGTGACGTTGAGTCGCAATGAGCACTGGTCGGCTGCTACCGACGCGGTCCGGCTCGGCCTGCCCGACACGGTCGTCTTCTCCCTGGGGCAGGACGAGGACACCGTCAGCCAGCGCCTCATCGCCGACTCCGGGGACGACCGCCACGCCTTCAGCGCCCAGCTGCTCACCGCCTCCAAGCTCGCCCAGGTCAGCGCGGACCCCTCCGCCTCCGCCCGCCTGGCCACCTCCGACCCCGGACCGCTGCTCTACCTGGCGGTCAACACCGAGCGGGTCACCGACCCGGACGTGCGCCGGGCCATTGCCTACGCGGTGGACAAGGCCGCCGTGCAGCAGGCCCTGGGCGGCGAGCTCGGCGCCGGCGTCGCCACGACCTACATCACCCCCGGTATCCCCGGGCGCGAGGAGTACGACCTCTACCCGCGGGACACCACCCGGGCCACCTCGCTCCTGGCCGGCAAGCAGCTGCCCGAGCTGGTGCTCCTGACGCAGAACAACGAGGCCCGCCTGGCGGTCGCCCAGGCCGTGCAGCAGGCCCTGAGCGAGGTGGGACTGACGGTGCGGCTGGACCCGCAGTCCTCGGACGCCTACTCCCAGCGCGCCACCCAGGGGGACGGCTCCTCCTACGACCTGGCCGTCGTCTCCTGGAACCCCGACTACCCCAGTGCCAACGCCAATATCCAGCCCCTGTACGCCTCCTCGGAGATCGGCGGCGGCGGGTACAACGTCTCGCGCTACTCCGACGCCGAGGTGGACCGGCTCATTGCGGAGGCCACCGCGGAGCCCGACGCCGTCGAGGCCGGTCGGAAGTGGGCGGCCCTGGACCGGCGCATCGCCCAGGACGTGCCCGCGGTGCCGCTCGTCAACCGCCGCAACTCCTTCCTGCGCGGCTCACAGGTCGCCGGCTTCTTCGTCAACCCCTTCCCGGCCTACCCCGACTACCTCGTGGTGGGGGTGGGGGCCTGATGGGCCGGGGGACCGGCGCCCCGGGTGGACGCGGTGCTCACGGCACGGGGCCGGGTGGGGCTAATCCGGGTGGCTCCGGGTCGGGGCCGGGTGGTGCCAGTGGTGCCGGTTCCGGGCCGGGTGGTGCCGACTCCGGACCGGGTGGCTTTGGGGCGGACGGGGCTGGCCCGGGGTCAGGC
Protein-coding regions in this window:
- a CDS encoding ABC transporter permease; translated protein: MHTSTPDAPVPVDRPAGADRPDAPAVAPPPPAALPARGTGTPGESPEALADADAAPDGRGAPRSVARRLASDRWAVAGGAVVVLTAVVALLAPWVTRLLGVDPYTYHLDLLAPSGLPAGALGGVSTAHPLGVEPQTGRDLLAIVVQGTRTSFTIGMGATALATAVAVVLGTSAGYFGGWWDALVSRATDVVLGFPSLVFMVAVSAVVPPTANRILVMVLIIGLLGWPSTARVLRARTLGTRSRTFVRASRAMGACELHVLGTQVLPNLVATVIVLTTVSVPGRITAEAALSFLGVGVPPPTPSWGRSIGSAVTWVSTDPWYLLVPGTALFVVTLAFNLFGDGLRDALDPRTGESR
- a CDS encoding ABC transporter permease, with translation MSRLRPLLRSVAQTLLVLVVVTFLTFAVFSLWPSDPAALACGRPCTPANLERARAFMGYDLPWYTQFWDYLRGVVAGRSFGQGPGAVVCTAPCLGYSFRLSAPVTDLIAARLPVTASVAVGASLLWLVIGVAAGVVSALRRGSRWDRAIMGGTVLGVSAPSYLLGLLGILLLGFTLDVVPVSGYVPLADSPLDWAWHLVLPWCVLALVSAAVYARMVRGEVLENLGEDYVRTARAVGLPERQVIGRHVMRNVCLPVATYFALDLGGMLGGAVITERVFSMPGLGALLMDAVGSTDVPVVMGTTLVAAAFVVVANLVVDALAVLIDPRTA
- a CDS encoding ABC transporter substrate-binding protein, with the translated sequence MSRPAPSRRAFLTGLTSLTLTLAACGANSRGTAPASGTPSAGGTLYVLSSDTDVNWDPARSQSLAVTSLGLVHRRLTTWELSPGGEPRVVPDLATDTGTVSADGLTWTYTLKEGLVLSDGTPITSAHVKHGLERSFAPALSGGLGYHKTLLAGTSGYTGPYEGAHLDSVATPDERTVVLTLARPYGDWPWIVSTPAFAPVPEGDDPATYTRNPLASGPYVVSEYKQGVSVTLSRNEHWSAATDAVRLGLPDTVVFSLGQDEDTVSQRLIADSGDDRHAFSAQLLTASKLAQVSADPSASARLATSDPGPLLYLAVNTERVTDPDVRRAIAYAVDKAAVQQALGGELGAGVATTYITPGIPGREEYDLYPRDTTRATSLLAGKQLPELVLLTQNNEARLAVAQAVQQALSEVGLTVRLDPQSSDAYSQRATQGDGSSYDLAVVSWNPDYPSANANIQPLYASSEIGGGGYNVSRYSDAEVDRLIAEATAEPDAVEAGRKWAALDRRIAQDVPAVPLVNRRNSFLRGSQVAGFFVNPFPAYPDYLVVGVGA